The Nocardioides panzhihuensis genome has a segment encoding these proteins:
- a CDS encoding bifunctional FO biosynthesis protein CofGH, giving the protein MSEQPTPQQIRRALARAERGAALDVAEASALLAARGDDLDRLTTAAAKVRDAGLVAAGRPETVTYSPKVFIPITKLCRDRCHYCTFVETPGQAEREGREPYLSPDEILEIAAEGAKLGCLEALFTLGDRPEDRWPEAQEWLESRGYQSTLDYVRAMAVRVLEETGLLPHLNPGVMSWEEMNRLKPVSPSMGMMLETTSRRLFETKGEAHFGSPDKDPAVRLRVLEDAGRLSIPFTSGLLVGIGETLTERAETIFALRKVHKAYGGLQEVIVQNFRAKPSTAMRHVDDLGLDEYLAAIAVSRIVLGPKARVQAPPNLVDLDECRALLGAGIDDWGGVSPLTPDHVNPERPWPSLDALRQVSAEAGFTLRPRLTVHPEYVTATLRDGQSWIDPRVLSHVEALADEDGLATDGVRPEGRPWQEPDGGFSASGRVDLHASVDTTGRTNDRRDDFETVYGDWDEVREAAKTTSAPAGRAASASERVETNTVPSSAAGDRVGLDTPPPSGSGGSTSGGRSTSEGLAALRAAEKDPGNLSDEHALTLMTAEGDLLRQVTALADDLRREVNGDTVTYVVNRNINFTNVCYVGCRFCAFAQRRTDADAYSLDLDQVADRAEEAWNLGATEVCMQGGIDPELPSTAYFDLAQAVKQRVPEMHVHAFSPMEIVNGTARTGLSIEDFLIKVREAGLGSLPGTAAEILDDEVRWVLTKGKLPAKTWIEIISTAHRVGIPTTSTMMYGHVDNPRHWVGHLRVLAGIQDRAREHGNAELTEFVPLPFVHTSAPIYLAGAARPGPTMRDNLAVHALARIMLHGRIDNIQTSWVKLGVDGTRAMLQAGANDLGGTLMEETISRMAGSEHGSAKTVAELEEIGAGIGRDVRERTTLYEGR; this is encoded by the coding sequence ATGAGCGAGCAGCCGACACCCCAGCAGATCCGCCGGGCGCTGGCCCGGGCCGAGCGTGGCGCAGCCTTGGACGTGGCGGAGGCTTCGGCTCTCCTGGCGGCCCGGGGCGACGACCTCGACCGGCTGACCACCGCCGCAGCGAAGGTACGCGACGCCGGGCTGGTCGCCGCGGGGCGACCGGAGACGGTGACGTACTCCCCGAAGGTCTTCATCCCGATCACCAAGCTGTGCCGGGACCGGTGCCACTACTGCACGTTCGTGGAGACGCCGGGACAGGCGGAGCGAGAGGGACGCGAGCCCTACCTGAGCCCCGACGAGATCCTCGAGATCGCCGCCGAGGGCGCGAAGCTGGGTTGCCTGGAGGCGCTGTTCACCCTCGGCGACCGGCCCGAGGACCGGTGGCCGGAGGCGCAGGAGTGGCTGGAGAGCCGCGGCTACCAGTCGACTCTCGACTACGTGCGGGCGATGGCGGTCCGCGTGCTCGAGGAGACCGGGCTCCTCCCCCATCTCAACCCTGGCGTGATGTCGTGGGAGGAGATGAACCGGCTCAAGCCGGTCTCCCCGTCGATGGGGATGATGCTCGAGACCACCAGCCGCAGGCTGTTCGAGACGAAGGGCGAGGCCCACTTCGGCTCACCCGACAAGGACCCGGCGGTACGGCTGCGGGTGCTCGAGGATGCCGGTCGCCTTTCGATCCCGTTCACCTCCGGACTCCTCGTCGGCATCGGCGAGACGCTCACCGAGCGCGCCGAGACGATCTTCGCGCTGCGCAAGGTCCACAAGGCGTACGGAGGGCTGCAGGAGGTCATCGTCCAGAACTTCCGGGCGAAGCCGTCGACCGCGATGCGCCATGTCGACGACCTGGGGCTCGACGAGTATCTGGCCGCGATCGCCGTCTCCCGGATCGTCCTCGGGCCGAAGGCCCGCGTCCAGGCGCCGCCCAACCTCGTCGACCTCGACGAGTGCCGGGCGCTGCTCGGCGCGGGGATCGACGACTGGGGCGGGGTCTCGCCGCTGACACCCGATCACGTCAACCCCGAACGGCCCTGGCCCTCGCTGGACGCGCTGCGCCAGGTGAGCGCCGAGGCCGGCTTCACGCTGCGACCGCGGCTGACCGTCCACCCGGAGTACGTCACGGCCACCCTGCGCGACGGTCAGTCCTGGATCGACCCGCGCGTCCTGTCCCATGTCGAGGCGCTCGCCGACGAGGACGGGCTGGCCACTGACGGCGTCCGGCCCGAGGGCCGCCCGTGGCAGGAGCCCGACGGCGGTTTCTCCGCCTCCGGGCGAGTCGATCTGCACGCCTCCGTCGACACCACCGGCCGCACCAACGACCGCCGTGACGACTTCGAGACGGTCTACGGCGACTGGGACGAGGTCCGGGAGGCGGCCAAGACCACCTCCGCTCCCGCTGGTCGAGCCGCGAGCGCCAGCGAGCGTGTCGAGACCAACACAGTCCCATCGAGCGCGGCAGGGGACCGTGTTGGTCTCGACACGCCTCCGCCTAGCGGCTCCGGCGGCTCGACCAGCGGGGGACGCTCGACCAGCGAAGGTCTGGCGGCGCTTCGGGCGGCCGAGAAGGACCCCGGCAACCTCTCCGACGAGCACGCGCTGACCCTGATGACCGCCGAGGGCGACCTGCTCCGACAGGTCACCGCGCTCGCCGACGACCTGCGCAGAGAGGTCAACGGCGACACCGTGACGTACGTCGTCAACCGCAACATCAACTTCACCAACGTCTGCTACGTCGGCTGCCGGTTCTGCGCCTTCGCCCAGCGGAGGACGGACGCGGATGCGTACTCCCTCGATCTGGACCAGGTCGCCGACCGCGCCGAGGAGGCGTGGAACCTGGGCGCCACCGAGGTGTGCATGCAGGGCGGCATCGATCCCGAGCTCCCCAGCACCGCCTACTTCGACCTCGCCCAGGCGGTGAAGCAGCGGGTGCCGGAGATGCACGTGCACGCGTTCAGCCCGATGGAGATCGTCAACGGCACCGCTCGCACCGGTCTCTCGATCGAGGACTTCCTGATCAAGGTCCGCGAGGCCGGGCTCGGCAGCCTGCCCGGCACCGCCGCGGAGATCCTCGACGACGAGGTCCGCTGGGTGCTGACCAAGGGCAAGCTGCCCGCGAAGACGTGGATCGAGATCATCTCCACCGCGCATCGCGTCGGCATCCCGACGACGTCGACGATGATGTACGGCCACGTGGACAACCCACGCCACTGGGTGGGCCACCTCCGTGTCCTCGCCGGCATCCAGGACAGGGCCCGCGAGCACGGAAACGCGGAGCTCACCGAGTTCGTGCCGCTCCCGTTCGTACACACCAGTGCGCCCATCTACCTCGCCGGGGCGGCCCGTCCGGGCCCGACCATGCGCGACAACCTCGCCGTCCATGCCCTCGCCCGGATCATGCTCCACGGCCGCATCGACAACATCCAGACGAGCTGGGTCAAGCTCGGCGTCGACGGCACCAGGGCGATGCTCCAGGCCGGAGCCAACGACCTCGGCGGCACCCTGATGGAGGAGACCATCTCGCGGATGGCCGGCTCCGAGCACGGATCGGCGAAGACGGTCGCCGAGCTCGAGGAGATCGGGGCCGGCATAGGCCGGGACGTACGCGAACGGACGACGTTGTACGAAGGTCGATGA
- a CDS encoding serine/threonine protein kinase produces the protein MVAFPQEGEKFGRYVIERVLGQGGMGVVYQAKDPALRRKVALKLVLPSLTVDKDFITRFEREANILAKLRSRNIVQIIEYGEVEGTVYLVTEYVPDGDLHGWLKTKGPLETVHALRLVSDVSDALFDAHRVGVVHRDVKPSNVLLWERQEGELVPYLTDFGIATEGDSNVTRAGSVVGSLPYMSPERHMGEQATASGDIYAAGCLLWACLTGKAPYTGSDFELMSAHINNPVPRLPASTPGADLLNPIIQRALAKKPENRYRTAAELAKALDKAADRLEESGLGGGVVGGAAAAAAADLGSRPGVTWDTTADGTSGAGNKAPEAEAQPTIVKRPGEGTPTPAPLANETDSTVVHSGKGLPKTAAATNAGAAAGGGQPEWLPSHHSSAGQGGDDGDKKKRYAIIGGGVAAVLLLGAGIFTQGFGIFGLHGDDARAAEAIASGVPKPGWATEDQMTCASESLVEKVPAAELRSHGVVDAGDDWTYTGEWPADDAMNFAQGLLDCTESWSTEIGDNWKVGDTRCMEKEVDKTSMAGLIAVTDLLKDGDPGAAGPAKEKAVEALDACYVKADALGAKVTPKPAYMQVDFDVQEPTAPGGESVIGIAKKGSSSYEELKGSTYELPVTEGGVEGCVAVKTTVAFAWGTEKATDADVCGKAAPKKLEWVKQDKCTDPTYTRQKVECNTWRLTFEGFQSGKQFNVKLTLNGGKCSEAKNAKCVWPGTPDGQGKGAVVDWSGPKVWNDRFVASAPGASAQIDN, from the coding sequence ATGGTTGCGTTCCCCCAGGAAGGCGAAAAGTTCGGTCGCTACGTGATCGAACGGGTCCTGGGTCAAGGTGGCATGGGTGTCGTCTACCAGGCGAAGGACCCGGCGCTGCGCCGAAAGGTGGCGCTCAAGCTGGTGCTGCCCTCGCTCACCGTCGACAAGGACTTCATCACCCGCTTCGAGCGGGAAGCCAACATCCTGGCCAAGCTGCGCTCGCGCAACATCGTGCAGATCATCGAGTACGGCGAGGTCGAAGGCACGGTCTACCTCGTCACCGAGTACGTCCCCGACGGCGACCTGCACGGCTGGCTGAAGACCAAGGGGCCGCTGGAGACCGTCCATGCGCTGCGCCTGGTGAGCGACGTCAGCGACGCGCTCTTCGACGCCCACCGCGTCGGTGTCGTCCACCGCGACGTGAAGCCGTCCAACGTGCTCCTGTGGGAGCGCCAGGAGGGCGAGCTCGTCCCCTACCTGACCGACTTCGGCATCGCGACCGAGGGCGACTCCAACGTGACCCGGGCCGGTTCGGTGGTGGGCTCGCTGCCCTACATGTCCCCCGAGCGTCACATGGGTGAGCAGGCGACCGCGTCGGGCGACATCTACGCCGCTGGCTGTCTGCTGTGGGCCTGCCTGACCGGCAAGGCGCCCTACACCGGCAGCGACTTCGAGCTGATGAGCGCCCACATCAACAACCCGGTGCCGCGGCTGCCCGCCTCGACACCGGGCGCCGACCTGCTCAACCCGATCATCCAGCGGGCGCTGGCGAAGAAGCCGGAGAACCGCTACCGCACCGCCGCCGAGCTCGCCAAGGCGCTCGACAAGGCCGCCGACCGGCTCGAGGAGTCCGGTCTCGGTGGTGGTGTCGTCGGCGGTGCCGCCGCAGCGGCCGCGGCCGACCTCGGCTCCCGCCCCGGGGTCACCTGGGACACCACCGCTGACGGCACCTCCGGAGCCGGCAACAAGGCTCCCGAGGCCGAGGCACAGCCGACGATCGTCAAGCGCCCGGGCGAGGGCACCCCGACTCCCGCCCCGCTCGCCAACGAGACCGACTCCACGGTCGTGCACAGCGGCAAGGGCCTGCCCAAGACCGCTGCCGCGACGAACGCCGGCGCCGCCGCCGGAGGCGGCCAGCCCGAGTGGCTCCCGTCGCACCACTCCAGCGCCGGCCAGGGCGGCGACGACGGCGACAAGAAGAAGCGCTACGCCATCATCGGCGGCGGCGTCGCCGCGGTTCTGCTCCTCGGTGCCGGCATCTTCACCCAGGGCTTCGGCATCTTCGGCCTCCACGGCGACGATGCCAGGGCTGCCGAGGCGATCGCCAGCGGCGTACCCAAGCCGGGGTGGGCTACCGAGGACCAGATGACCTGTGCGTCCGAGTCTCTGGTCGAGAAGGTTCCCGCCGCCGAGCTGCGCTCCCACGGCGTCGTGGACGCGGGCGACGACTGGACCTACACCGGCGAATGGCCCGCGGACGACGCGATGAACTTCGCCCAGGGCCTGCTCGACTGCACCGAGTCCTGGTCGACCGAGATCGGCGACAACTGGAAGGTCGGCGACACCCGCTGCATGGAGAAGGAGGTCGACAAGACCTCCATGGCCGGCCTGATCGCGGTCACGGACCTCCTCAAGGACGGCGACCCCGGCGCCGCCGGCCCGGCCAAGGAGAAGGCCGTCGAGGCCCTCGACGCGTGCTACGTCAAGGCCGACGCGCTCGGCGCCAAGGTCACTCCCAAGCCTGCCTACATGCAGGTCGACTTCGACGTGCAGGAGCCCACTGCTCCCGGCGGGGAGTCGGTGATCGGGATCGCCAAGAAGGGCAGCAGCAGCTACGAGGAGCTCAAGGGCTCCACCTACGAGCTCCCCGTCACCGAGGGCGGTGTCGAGGGCTGCGTTGCGGTCAAGACCACCGTCGCCTTCGCCTGGGGCACCGAGAAGGCCACCGACGCCGACGTCTGCGGCAAGGCGGCGCCGAAGAAGCTCGAGTGGGTCAAGCAGGACAAGTGCACCGACCCGACCTATACGAGGCAGAAGGTCGAGTGCAACACCTGGCGGCTCACCTTCGAGGGTTTCCAGTCCGGCAAGCAGTTCAACGTGAAGCTCACCCTCAACGGCGGCAAGTGCTCGGAGGCGAAGAACGCCAAGTGCGTCTGGCCGGGCACCCCTGACGGCCAGGGCAAGGGCGCCGTCGTCGACTGGTCGGGTCCCAAGGTCTGGAACGACAGGTTCGTCGCCAGCGCTCCCGGCGCGAGCGCCCAGATCGACAACTAG